From a region of the Alosa sapidissima isolate fAloSap1 chromosome 9, fAloSap1.pri, whole genome shotgun sequence genome:
- the evpla gene encoding envoplakin a isoform X2 — MQKNADQVEKDVLRAEDLMLLDNENKNKELPFKHQKEVSDCLGDAEGLLKDLFLDVDRAKKLGHPQAREIDNDVLRLHERWLKDCAIHQDVYDPVNDVELVPRINWAQVLNDKQRQVNTEKYGDTLSEVEKQIAAHNILHKEIEAYNSQMSPGTTSSKEEYNDIKKQYTNLLDNSKWRRHYLSSLYDYMHGCKKELKFLGEEQDKILKQDWSDRMVDPPDVRREYENFKNNSLLSHEAEVNRLQDDGDRLIELKHPASNIVEAQRDKLRNEWQVFLNLCICQEVHLENVEEYKKYQLDADTLSESLTKLGSTLDPKALNSKTNPEILLQLQAEERAVQRSEQKLADLRKRSTSIAPLKLRRSNPNRSKAIEALCDWSTPKATLDRGDVFTLKSNSDNENWEVVSNNGVTKSFPGVCFLIPPPDTDAIDKVDLLGGELADLKKRRAALEASLKNHAPNSSKSQRAAPVSAAPENPKALQLASALNELDKDLAQAKEDVLGRLRTPLDRTDAAQDLASRLKEQEKAAAALKALDQQKAATQKELEPLLAQKANGPTLSSLPEKLNSTKNKQDSLAALSDLYTKKANASLNLESQIKKVDGIVSGLEKELCEDGVIPDKPNAIQTRLREVQDLKKDVAKAQPEVQKLSQDLEATEKLCSSLQQGYQEYCPDIGRQRTDTTRLQGRYARLSNQLEEREKLLQGAAIKNQDFQNVSQSLDSFLNNLPNNAVSPSDDLAEVNAKQVSQERVVEDIKRKGDDIDRVIDLSADLQDVLNEYEINCDTYNGTLKNAGPTDAKKPNTSALADSVQKKEKALVNRYATATAENDQLLNQLDLAKNIMGQNEEKVTMVKQQQAQLQNLQKSLDETSSLTKELEEEVSRRSHAENDLKTYKNRLMSLKSRRGVERVEEKEVLQYYRNPKMESDLEDLENKAHQEALKRTGIQSEIEVIGSKIAKLEYEVKNIEPKLVTREVTNYERDPQLDVDAAKVKDEIKKLRDEIRLHDKETAKLQTELTILEQKKPNIKQRVVQKEVVKVEQDPGMLKAVRTFENEIADESERGRSIGNEIFQTKSQINTLERLIPTLEPKIVTKEVKKVEQDPEALKEAEKLKSLLKDETKENTGLQIELSVLQKRLIQLTELKPKVEVKEVINEVFMVSPQTEEEMARLKKERKDTVKRISDLEYEIARVGAELADLKSQPPQVEWKEVTQEVVKEERTPEDIKEIQRLKDQLSLQQKTYDDTQDKIKRLTKERDEIKAEKSKVETKLLNKEVVKYVDDPLLEKEADRLRRDYREEQQKRRTTEEMVFDLQNKYIQLERQQPEEKVVVQEVLRLQKDPRQIIDHERLGKNLDKEVTSRRQMELEVQQLKTRVEEKERIIQLSDEHQKKVKVEEELKETRKRIHDLETAPPPIEECIEIEEVMKVERDPKLEKMTNGLRTDLDKENNDIIRLQRDIRQLNTRLDALKRQKSGEKTVYKEVIRVEKDQAVEAERTHLRELVLQETNARRDLEDEAKKLNDKLDRLKNQNTRNSEEETNLIRKKDTLEKEKERLERELRTLESEKLDIKTSFQQQSQLMSEKNQKTRQKSIRMETDVQRLEGDILDEKDKIHKRDNTIRELQKSLKKEDNNKESRTKETNLSTKITILDPDTGMDMSPYDAYRRGLIDRKQYLQLQELECDWEEVTTNRPDGETSVLLDRKSGKQYPIKDALKDGRVTPEQLDEYKKGRMPISEFALLVAGDKKRSSTSSASSRLSSTSTDSLIEGDFPISGIYDTHTDSCLSIRSAMKHRMIDTNTAQKLLEAQAATGGIVDINNKERYSVHKAADLGLIEASQLQRLLNAQKAYTGVEDPITRERLSIGEAVQKGWMPKDTAMRYMEAQFLTGGLVNPNRTGRVDVVEAAGSKMVDSTMVRELQEEANHPKELIDPITQEKINYKQALNRCQTDPRTGLPMLPASSKNASPTSPFPAYFSHRSSKH; from the exons ATGCAAAAGAACGCTGACCAGGTGGAGAAAGACGTGCTGCGCGCAGAGGATCTCATGCTCCTG gataatgaaaataaaaacaaagaacTGCCATTCAAGCACCAGAAGGAAGTGTCTGACTGTTTAGGGGATGCCGAGGGTCTCCTGAAAGACCTCTTTCTGGACGTGGACAGGGCTAAGAAGCTGGGTCACCCACAGGCACGCGAGATTGATAATGA TGTCCTTCGCTTGCATGAACGCTGGCTGAAGGATTGTGCCATTCATCAGGACGTGTACGACCCTGTAAATGACGTGGAGCTGGTGCCCAGGATTAACTGGGCCCAGGTGCTCAATGACAAACAG AGGCAGGTTAACACGGAGAAGTATGGAGACACCTTATCTGAAGTGGAGAAACAGATTGCAGCCCATAATATCCTGCATAAAGAAATCGAGGCCTACAATTCTCAGATGAGCCCAGGGACCACCAGCTCCAAG GAGGAATACAATGATATCAAGAAGCAGTACACCAATCTTCTG GACAACTCCAAATGGCGACGCCATTACCTAAGCAGCCTGTACGACTACATGCATGGATGCAAGAAGGAGCTGAAGTTCCTGGGCGAGGAGCAGGATAAGATCCTCAAGCAGGACTGGAGTGACCGCATGGTGGACCCACCAGACGTCCGCAGGGAATATGAG AACTTCAAGAACAACAGCTTGCTCTCCCACGAAGCTGAGGTGAATCGGCTGCAGGACGATGGGGACCGGCTCATCGAGCTGAAGCACCCTGCCAGCAACATAGTGGAG GCCCAGAGGGATAAACTGCGCAACGAGTGGCAGGTATTCCTCAACCTGTGCATCTGCCAAGAGGTGCATCTGGAGAATGTGGAGGAATACAAAAAG TATCAGCTTGATGCAGATACTTTGTCAGAGTCTCTCACCAAACTTGGCTCCACCCTGGACCCCAAAGCCCTCAATAGCAAGACCAACCCTGAGATCTTACTCCAGCTCCAG GCAGAGGAGAGGGCAGTTCAGCGTAGCGAGCAGAAGTTAGCTGACCTCAGGAAGAGGAGCACGAGCATCGCTCCACTCAAACTGCGCCGCTCCAACCCCAACCGCTCCAAGGCCATCGAAGCACTGTGCGACTGGAGCACTCCCAAG GCCACGCTGGACCGTGGGGACGTCTTCACTCTGAAGTCCAATTCTGACAATGAGAACTGGGAGGTGGTGTCCAACAATGGTGTCACCAAAAGCTTCCCAGGAGTCTGCTTCCTCATCCCCCCACCAGACACAGACGCCATCGACAAAGTGGATCT GCTTGGGGGTGAGCTGGCAGATTTGAAAAAGAGAAGAGCAGCTTTGGAGGCATCCCTGAAGAACCATGCCCCTAACTCCTCAAAGTCTCAGAGAGCAG cTCCTGTGTCGGCAGCCCCAGAGAACCCCAAGGCCCTGCAGCTGGCTAGCGCTTTAAATGAGTTGGATAAGGACCTGGCCCAAGCTAAGGAGGATGTACTAGGCCGTCTTAGGACTCCACTAGACCGCACTGACGCTGCTCAGGACCTTGCTAGTAGGCTGAAGGAACAGGAG AAAGCTGCTGCAGCACTGAAGGCTTTGGACCAACAGAAAGCAGCTACTCAGAAAGAATTAGAGCCCCTCCTGGCCCAAAAAGCCAATGGGCCAACTTTGTCTTCACTGCCAGAGAAACTGAACtcaaccaaaaacaaacaagacagcCTTGCTGCCCTTTCTGACTTGTACACAAAAAA GGCTAACGCCTCTCTGAATTTGGAGAGCCAGATCAAGAAAGTGGATGGCATAGTATCTGGGCTAGAGAAGGAGCTGTGTGAGGATGGAGTCATTCCAGATAAGCCCAATGCCATTCAGACTCGCCTGCGGGAGGTCCAG GACCTTAAGAAGGATGTGGCCAAGGCTCAGCCAGAGGTGCAGAAGCTCAGCCAGGACTTGGAGGCCACGGAGAAGCTGTGCAGCTCCCTCCAGCAGGGCTACCAGGAGTACTGCCCAGACATCGGGCGCCAGAGGACAGACACGACCCGTCTCCAGGGCCGCTACGCTCGTCTGTCCAATCAGCTTGAAGAGAG GGAGAAACTTCTGCAAGGTGCCGCCATTAAAAATCAAGACTTCCAGAATGTGAGCCAATCCCTCGACTCCTTCCTGAACAACCTGCCCAATAATGCCGTCAGCCCCAGTGATGACTTGGCAGAAGTCAATGCTAAGCAGGTTTCTCAGGAG AGGGTGGTAGAGGACATCAAGCGTAAGGGGGATGACATCGACAGAGTTATCGACCTCTCCGCTGACTTGCAGGATGTCCTCAAT GAATATGAGATTAACTGTGACACATACAACGGCACGCTGAAGAATGCTGGACCCACAGATGCCAAAAAGCCAAACACTTCAGCCCTTGCAGACAGCGTGCAGAAAAAG GAAAAAGCATTGGTGAACCGATATGCTACAGCTACTGCAGAGAATGATCAGCTGCTGAACCAACTTGACTTGGCCAAAAACATCATGGGACAG AATGAAGAGAAAGTCACCATGGTGAAACAGCAGCAAGCACAGCTGCAGAACCTTCAGAAATCTCTAGACGAGACATCCAGTCTGACGaaagagctggaggaggaggtgtctAGACGTAGCCATGCTGAGAATGACCTCAAGACCTACAAGAACAGATTGATGTCCTTGAAGAGTCGCAGGGGTGTGGAGCGCGTTGAAGAGAAGGAAGTGCTGCAGTACTACCGTAACCCCAAGATGGAATCCGACCTGGAAGACCTAGAGAACAAAGCTCACCAGGAAGCCCTGAAGCGAACAGGCATTCAGAGTGAGATCGAGGTCATCGGCTCAAAAATCGCAAAATTAGAATATGAAGTCAAGAACATAGAGCCCAAGTTGGTTACCAGAGAAGTGACCAATTATGAGAGAGATCCCCAACTCGATGTTGATGCGGCCAAAGTAAAGGATGAGATAAAAAAGCTGAGGGACGAAATCCGTTTACATGATAAAGAGACAGCTAAGTTGCAAACAGAGCTTACCATTTTAGAGCAGAAGAAGCCAAACATCAAACAGAGGGTGGTGCAGAAGGAAGTGGTCAAAGTGGAGCAGGACCCAGGGATGTTGAAAGCTGTCCGAACATTTGAGAATGAGATAGCTGATGAAAGTGAAAGGGGCAGATCCATTGGCAATGAGATCTTTCAAACAAAAAGCCAGATCAATACACTGGAGAGACTGATTCCAACCTTAGAGCCTAAGATTGTTACCAAAGAGGTGAAGAAAGTTGAACAGGATCCTGAAGCCTTGAAGGAGGCTGAAAAGCTAAAATCACTTTTAAAAGATGAGACAAAGGAAAACACAGGTCTCCAAATTGAACTTTCTGTGCTACAAAAGCGGCTGATTCAACTGACTGAGTTAAAACCAAAAGTGGAAGTTAAAGAGGTCATAAACGAGGTTTTTATGGTCTCACCACAGACAGAGGAGGAAATGGCCCGTCTGAAGAAGGAGCGGAAAGATACCGTAAAACGGATTTCGGATCTTGAGTATGAAATCGCAAGAGTGGGGGCTGAGCTGGCGGACCTGAAATCACAGCCTCCTCAGGTTGAGTGGAAAGAGGTCACCCAAGAAGTTGTGAAAGAGGAACGGACCCCTGAGGACATCAAGGAGATTCAAAGGCTCAAAGACCAGCTGTCCCTTCAACAAAAGACTTATGATGATACTCAAGACAAGATAAAGCGTCtaacaaaagagagagatgaaatcaAAGCAGAGAAGTCAAAGGTGGAGACTAAACTTCTGAACAAAGAAGTGGTGAAGTATGTTGATGACCCACTCCTGGAGAAAGAGGCAGACCGCCTGCGGAGGGACTATCGTGAGGAGCAGCAGAAGCGTCGCACCACTGAGGAAATGGTCTTTGACCTGCAGAACAAATACATTCAGCTAGAGAGACAGCAGCCAGAGGAGAAGGTTGTGGTTCAGGAGGTGCTGCGCCTCCAGAAAGATCCAAGACAGATCATAGACCATGAGAGACTTGGCAAGAACTTGGATAAGGAAGTCACATCCCGCAGGCAGATGGAGCTTGAGGTACAGCAGCTGAAGACaagagtggaggagaaggagaggatcATCCAGTTGAGTGATGAACATCAGAAGAAAGTCAAAGTGGAGGAAGAGCTGAAAGAAACCAGGAAACGCATTCATGACCTGGAGACAGCCCCACCACCTATTGAGGAGTGCATTGAGATCGAGGAAGTTATGAAGGTGGAGAGGGATCCAAAATTGGAGAAAATGACCAATGGACTCCGCACAGATTTGGACAAAGAGAATAATGACATCATACGCCTTCAAAGAGATATAAGACAACTTAATACAAGGCTTGATGCATTGAAACGGCAGAAGTCTGGAGAGAAGACGGTTTATAAAGAGGTCATCCGTGTAGAAAAAGACCAAGCAGTAGAGGCTGAGAGGACCCATTTGAGGGAGCTGGTACTACAGGAGACAAATGCTCGACGAGACCTGGAAGATGAGGCCAAAAAACTGAACGACAAGTTGGATCGCCTCAAAAATCAAAACACTAGAAATTCTGAAGAGGAGACAAATCTGATCCGCAAGAAGGATACCttagaaaaagagaaggagagactaGAGCGTGAGCTGAGAACCCTGGAATCTGAGAAACTAGACATCAAAACCTCATTCCAGCAGCAGTCTCAACTGATGAGTGAGAAGAACCAGAAGACCAGGCAAAAGAGCATCAGGATGGAGACGGACGTTCAGCGTCTAGAGGGGGACATCTTGGATGAGAAGGACAAGATCCACAAGCGTGACAACACAATCAGGGAACTTCAGAAAAGCTTGAAGAAGGAAGATAATAACAAAGAGTCACGAACCAAAGAGACCAACCTCTCCACCAAAATCACCATCCTAGACCCTGACACAGGGATGGACATGTCACCATATGATGCTTACCGGAGAGGTTTGATTGATCGTAAACAGTACCTGCAGCTGCAAGAGCTGGAATGTGACTGGGAGGAGGTCACCACCAATAGGCCCGATGGCGAGACTTCTGTGCTGCTGGACCGTAAGAGTGGCAAACAGTACCCCATCAAAGATGCTTTAAAGGATGGCAGAGTTACCCCAGAACAGCTGGACGAATACAAGAAAGGTAGAATGCCCATCTCAGAGTTTGCTCTCCTTGTTGCTGGAGACAAAAAACGTTCTTCCACCTCGTCAGCCTCAAGCAGGCTCTCATCCACCTCCACTGACTCCCTCATCGAGGGAGACTTCCCCATCAGTGGCATTTATGACACCCACACTGACTCCTGCCTGTCAATACGCAGTGCCATGAAGCACAGGATGATTGATACCAACACGGCTCAGAAGCTGCTGGAGGCACAGGCTGCCACGGGGGGCATTGTGGACATCAACAACAAGGAAAGATACTCTGTGCACAAGGCCGCAGACCTGGGTCTCATTGAAGCAAGCCAGTTGCAGCGGTTGCTCAATGCTCAGAAAGCCTACACTGGAGTCGAGGACCCTATCACCAGGGAACGTCTCTCTATTGGGGAGGCTGTCCAGAAGGGATGGATGCCCAAGGACACTGCCATGCGCTATATGGAGGCCCAGTTCCTGACAGGTGGACTAGTGAACCCCAACCGAACAGGACGTGTTGATGTCGTAGAGGCTGCAGGCTCTAAAATGGTGGATAGCACCATGGTGAGAGAGCTTCAGGAAGAGGCCAACCACCCCAAGGAGCTGATAGATCCCATCACACAGGAGAAGATCAACTATAAGCAGGCCCTGAATCGCTGCCAGACAGACCCAAGGACAGGTCTCCCAATGTTACCAGCATCCTCTAAAAATGCCTCCCCTACCTCCCCCTTCCCCGCATATTTTAGCCATCGATCTTCTAAGCATTAA